ACCTGACAATTGGTAACCTACCTTTCCTGTTAATCTCACCAGCATCTCAGAGATCATGGTCCCATTCTTGTTTCTCATCATTTGTGTTTTATTCCTTCAGCTTCCCAGCTGAATGACTGTGGGAGATCGTGGTCCATGCCATGGCTTTAATCGAAGGAGTGGGTGATGAGGTGACTGTGCTATTCGGCCTGGTATTCATCTTGCTGGTTCTTGTCTTGTCATGGGCTTCCACTCACACCATCGATCGAAGCGACCAAGCACAGCAACTTGCTGATGGTTCTCCCGTGGAGCTGCAGGACCCTGCTTGcccattttccactgaggcctcAGCACAGCCTGCAGCATCCGAGACTGCAACAATAGAACCAGGATGCACAGCAGAGAGCCAGAGGGATGGGGCGGAGGGGGAGATAGAGAGCCAGAGGGATGGGgcggagggggagatggagagcCAGAGGGATGGGgcggagggggagatggagagccagagggatggggcagagggggagatggagagcCAGAGGGATGGGGCGGAGGGGGAGATGGACAGCCAGAGGGATGGGgcggagggggagatggagagcCAGAGGGGCGGGGTGGAGGGGGAGATAGAGAGCcagaggggtggggtggagggggagatggagagcCAGAGGGGCGATGGGGAGGGACAGGGAGACCAGGAGGAGCAGGAGTGGCAGAGGgatcaggggcaggagcagaggaaCAGGTCAGAAGGGCAGGGGCAGAGGGACAGGGTAGAGGTGGAGAGacaggagaaagagaagaggAATGACATAGAGGAGCAGGTTGTGCCTGAACCCGAGGAGGCATGGCCCACAGTCAGTGCCACTGAGGACCTGGTTTCAGATCCCGTGCCTGTACAGTTACGGCAGCGACTGACCACAGCAAGAGGCAGGGATGCAGCTGAGACTCAGGCCATTGGTGGCCACCTTCCCCACAGTGACTGTGCACAGGACAGCTCCATG
This sequence is a window from Hemitrygon akajei chromosome 1, sHemAka1.3, whole genome shotgun sequence. Protein-coding genes within it:
- the LOC140732057 gene encoding transmembrane and ubiquitin-like domain-containing protein 1, with the translated sequence MALIEGVGDEVTVLFGLVFILLVLVLSWASTHTIDRSDQAQQLADGSPVELQDPACPFSTEASAQPAASETATIEPGCTAESQRDGAEGEIESQRDGAEGEMEKGEMESQRDGAEGEMDSQRDGAEGEMESQRGGVEGEIESQRGGVEGEMESQRGDGEGQGDQEEQEWQRDQGQEQRNRSEGQGQRDRVEVERQEKEKRNDIEEQVVPEPEEAWPTVSATEDLVSDPVPVQLRQRLTTARGRDAAETQAIGGHLPHSDCAQDSSMVMRLKFLNDTERIVQVRPEHTIGHIKRTQFPHQEHQVRLIYQGQLLRDDTQTLSSLHITGNCVVHCHISQNATPQSPAGSHAAENTDTTLNIGGLMLPLFLLMLSILWYYQINYRHFFTPPATISLVGITILFSFVAFGAYRR